In Gimesia benthica, a single window of DNA contains:
- a CDS encoding ATP-binding protein — MPFKVTARTILQLGGELISSDGIAFYELIKNAFDAGSKRVLVDVVSRLPVETVESILDQISNVGETDSPDVQRRDKGRDVAAETLTRTKNLIRENAEPTAKGIVEWLGDVEATCDLDELASLLLDANSISFTDFGHGMSLEDLDTNYLTVGTPHRKLERLNSNKTILGEKGIGRLSTMRLGKHLWVRTASEADQYWNVLEINWDDFGDELGQLIEDVDVEPKKGEKIGAGEKRGTMIWISRLHENWSYSKLAEIANDDIARLLDPFISSRRISVTLKFNGQRVPVPRMNEILTERSHGILETQFELVERKNGTKDVRFSGHIDYLVSSATGEKLRDRRATFDYCYDDLCGLFSDLQALCEVTDEQELTDLLLTTTGIVTQDPNSISDEQVAALFDSQDQFKAISQEISNVFADFNRRRSDLNAIIEGIKLFPRVKVETFASKEALEGVDGLSVVFLDYDLKRGKKESQEVARDIYKSHRAFIVLMSDKPDVEQDEENFRRETKLLRGFFRYLPKHRLIDAETVYRTLLFVPDNSDVCHTIHELVDALETTLGGNIKELELSEIKEELVQGQAVRRFMNVLRTLPLQDYAILCELTLVDEGHPLGDYIRRLFGAYLVDQVFTTVAVAGSLKRLDQLRFTEFLPVASNPSDSLRELYAASLVEPITNAWGSHPWEKESAPGDVDE, encoded by the coding sequence ATGCCATTCAAAGTGACAGCCCGGACGATTCTGCAACTCGGGGGTGAGCTAATCAGCTCCGATGGGATTGCGTTTTACGAGTTGATCAAAAACGCTTTCGATGCTGGCTCCAAGAGAGTTCTTGTCGATGTTGTTAGTCGCCTCCCAGTTGAGACTGTTGAATCGATTTTGGATCAAATCTCCAATGTTGGAGAAACAGATTCGCCTGACGTCCAACGCCGCGATAAAGGACGTGACGTCGCTGCTGAGACATTGACGCGGACGAAGAACCTGATCCGCGAGAATGCGGAACCGACAGCTAAAGGCATCGTGGAATGGCTTGGTGATGTCGAAGCCACCTGCGATCTGGATGAACTTGCATCGCTATTGCTGGACGCGAACTCGATTAGTTTCACCGATTTCGGCCACGGCATGTCACTTGAAGATCTAGATACCAATTATCTGACCGTTGGAACCCCGCATCGAAAACTCGAACGACTCAATTCAAACAAGACAATTCTCGGAGAAAAGGGAATTGGTCGTCTGTCGACAATGCGGTTGGGAAAACACCTCTGGGTGCGTACCGCTTCTGAAGCAGACCAGTATTGGAATGTGCTTGAAATTAATTGGGATGACTTTGGTGATGAACTTGGACAGCTAATCGAAGATGTTGATGTTGAACCTAAAAAAGGAGAAAAAATCGGTGCTGGGGAAAAACGGGGGACGATGATCTGGATTTCGCGCCTACACGAAAACTGGTCCTACTCCAAGTTGGCCGAAATCGCCAATGATGATATCGCGAGGCTCCTCGATCCCTTCATAAGTAGCCGACGAATCTCTGTAACACTAAAGTTCAACGGGCAACGAGTGCCTGTTCCCCGAATGAACGAGATATTAACGGAGAGATCTCACGGGATCCTTGAGACTCAGTTTGAGTTAGTGGAGCGCAAGAACGGCACAAAGGATGTCAGGTTCAGTGGACACATCGACTACCTCGTATCGAGTGCAACTGGGGAGAAACTACGCGATCGCCGTGCCACGTTCGACTACTGCTATGATGATTTGTGTGGTCTGTTCAGCGACCTTCAAGCACTGTGTGAAGTTACCGACGAGCAAGAGTTAACCGACTTGCTCCTCACCACGACAGGAATTGTTACTCAAGACCCAAATTCCATCTCAGATGAGCAAGTCGCTGCACTATTTGATTCTCAAGACCAGTTCAAAGCAATTTCTCAGGAGATTAGTAATGTTTTCGCTGACTTCAACCGACGGCGGAGTGACCTGAACGCTATCATTGAAGGAATCAAACTATTTCCGCGAGTAAAGGTCGAAACATTCGCATCGAAAGAAGCATTGGAAGGTGTGGATGGCCTAAGCGTGGTGTTCTTGGACTACGATCTCAAGAGGGGCAAGAAAGAATCACAGGAAGTTGCACGTGATATCTACAAATCACACCGCGCATTTATTGTTCTCATGTCAGATAAGCCAGATGTGGAACAAGATGAAGAAAATTTCCGGCGGGAGACGAAGCTTCTGCGAGGATTTTTCAGGTACTTGCCCAAGCACAGACTTATCGATGCTGAGACTGTCTATCGCACATTGCTTTTTGTTCCTGACAATTCAGACGTGTGCCATACTATTCACGAACTTGTTGATGCATTAGAAACTACTCTTGGCGGTAATATAAAGGAGTTGGAGCTGAGTGAGATAAAGGAAGAATTGGTACAAGGGCAGGCCGTTCGACGATTCATGAATGTTCTTCGCACTTTGCCATTACAGGACTACGCAATTCTTTGTGAATTAACATTGGTGGATGAGGGACATCCACTTGGCGATTACATTCGACGGCTCTTTGGTGCTTACCTTGTTGATCAAGTGTTTACCACAGTCGCTGTTGCTGGAAGCCTGAAAAGATTGGATCAGTTGAGATTTACCGAGTTTCTTCCAGTTGCCTCGAATCCGTCAGACTCATTGAGGGAATTATATGCTGCATCACTGGTGGAGCCTATTACAAATGCTTGGGGATCACATCCGTGGGAAAAAGAAAGCGCTCCCGGAGATGTTGATGAATGA
- a CDS encoding FtsK/SpoIIIE domain-containing protein: MTPAELIGDVFTRHLDSTIEYVNDEGTARLMIDHLSAHQTIEIATAVLNHNVLKHIVELKINKDFVGETDLPNEVLTTDPATYFRNYKCCQPILLVASTGDDEDQSLKELVRIGADELKSSPDLWIAAASAGLAISDDHKQWWEKAITGLFELRVVALERLAEFIVRTRQLINTEGLPIGTALGQALPALRFPKDSTFFDKISETTRTHKSAWNREFTRVYRKNACFLEKQTPSQLLLNEEDLAKSFEKVRDDIGEHLHPIIERFIAAPSGWNQESAALANCEWEDVRPLFDGLRRVKLNLGEETKQFYDELSPDLLSEEDNDYLDLLAKRKKLGESNEEDQAFYESHRNEIKDERKLRSAWDKFIYGQARECTDFVAGLAAGIESLFNQASEAKKRTLLIRCDSANKRDLRGLNIQAGEYFATRYAGLKSLLGSKVKWDVSKLFEFPDLIKEWRDNKKIKLNTSQAKKALQLKFFLEVETETSEGATDKSSTQLVWFYDPSSVSSEFVADWKRLVKHPLVRCQTGLDPISSKGIYQAVSLSDVRTFRPSYDRNKGSFVAAYNKKDDLQICWRDNLATVKSNGLVSDAVAADLEQKFDLFVDDYVKAIQGFTELGVTGEALIKQLRSYASLLTSIYTDAKGDSNRQLLLRPLLEIGSVAIDTDVATVVVAPWHPLRMAAIARKAQLVGEIIQRLLTEKQVEFGDQRLYFKELIRELEHPFYPEVVIGWIENEAHLLSVTDTVGDYSLHEPPVQQKKRIAATNENPAPAAARVIELLNQYVKLHPHERANLSLVLFNSDSSKLPQAVVNKIGTLHEDDEEVHCQIILRHTESKRLRHLYQEIIESADEDVDSYSPSEATQDFLARLRIGILVDQAAPPDPKDGCPYDVSFSQDVIARHAELDWCLEAYSPVPLDELIPPRWSRRRPAAKDDLKSIVYLCCPVQSKETWAFLTAVTTFKKGDWDGNPDARLLPVRQLDFSNSQTAQIFEETHNLANWVVNYDELLDRRQLQNQSVRIIRYKQSATQGRNLVISSKASSGLLKTMLKSRLRQLLLDLSDEDYDKLAEKLIDDANAISGDLALRAAKRGRSANELIGVVLSRYLIRHEFTGERYFGWYFLDDYAEWLGQREEQIADLMIVSPEESDDGLLISIVVSEAKFINDSSLASKKKESQKQLRDTVRRIYEALFGNPNRLDRELWLARLSDLVLDGVQFSAGQSPQVSVWRHAIRAGECKIMLRGYSHIFVHSSDFSDTNSFPLEQVENCYQEVFARKELRDLILTYWNDDNPTDVRNREFDFPPSDDDHKFLPPTSVKRKVDTISRRSSAGDISAHTPKNAPDKIEMPVRTNETLENNSSLEVTDNGIAETIVDPIDSSDGTIWAFSSLELVVNRHVEERQVTEADTEWLNQTVKQMKTGLQQFNLQAKLKSEAMTPNAALLKFEGSSHLTIDQVAKRQSEFMTTHGLNIISIQPEPGIVSIAIARPQREVVDLATIWKQWTHVKCDGNQNIAIAVQENDGSILFLDPSQKHAPHTLIAGSTGSGKSVLMQNILLGIAATNTPQQAEIVLIDPKQGVDYFQFEDLPHLGGGVIVNDQEAITRLQKLVVEMDSRYLRFKNARANNITSYNAKVDASDRMPTIWLIHDEFAEWMMVEEYKDAVSTTVQRLGVKARAAGIYLIFAAQRPDANVMPMQLRANLGNRLILRVDSDGTSEIALGVKGAEKLLGKGHLLAKLEGESSLIYAQVPLASDDFSNAIIEATIKR; this comes from the coding sequence ATGACACCTGCCGAATTGATAGGGGATGTTTTCACTCGACACCTTGACTCAACAATCGAATATGTGAATGACGAAGGCACTGCTCGTTTGATGATCGACCACCTTTCGGCTCATCAGACAATTGAGATTGCGACAGCAGTATTGAATCACAATGTTTTGAAACACATTGTTGAGCTTAAAATCAACAAAGACTTTGTCGGAGAGACTGATCTCCCTAACGAAGTATTGACGACCGACCCAGCAACATACTTCCGAAATTACAAATGCTGTCAGCCGATTCTACTGGTCGCCAGTACCGGTGACGACGAGGACCAATCGCTAAAGGAGTTAGTCCGGATCGGTGCCGATGAATTGAAATCAAGCCCTGATCTTTGGATCGCTGCCGCGAGTGCTGGGTTGGCGATCTCTGATGATCACAAGCAATGGTGGGAAAAAGCAATCACCGGATTATTTGAATTGCGCGTCGTCGCGTTGGAGCGGCTTGCGGAATTCATCGTGCGCACCCGGCAACTAATCAATACCGAGGGGCTACCAATCGGAACGGCTTTAGGGCAAGCCTTACCAGCTCTGCGCTTTCCAAAAGATTCCACCTTCTTTGACAAAATTAGCGAAACCACTCGAACTCACAAGTCGGCATGGAATCGAGAATTTACACGAGTGTATCGCAAGAATGCCTGCTTCTTGGAAAAGCAGACTCCTTCGCAACTCTTACTTAACGAAGAGGATTTGGCAAAGTCGTTTGAAAAGGTGCGGGATGACATCGGCGAACACTTGCACCCGATCATCGAACGATTTATCGCAGCTCCAAGCGGCTGGAATCAAGAATCTGCTGCGTTAGCAAACTGTGAATGGGAGGACGTTCGGCCCCTGTTCGATGGACTTCGTCGAGTGAAGTTGAATTTGGGTGAGGAGACTAAGCAATTCTATGATGAACTCAGCCCCGATTTACTGAGTGAAGAAGACAACGATTACCTCGATCTACTTGCTAAACGCAAGAAACTTGGGGAATCAAACGAGGAAGACCAGGCTTTCTACGAATCACACCGAAACGAGATCAAGGACGAGCGTAAACTCCGATCCGCTTGGGACAAGTTCATTTACGGTCAAGCGAGAGAATGCACTGATTTCGTGGCTGGTTTGGCTGCAGGTATCGAATCCCTATTCAACCAAGCGTCGGAAGCTAAGAAGCGTACACTTTTGATTCGCTGTGACAGCGCGAACAAACGAGACTTGCGAGGCCTGAACATTCAAGCTGGTGAATACTTTGCAACCCGATACGCAGGACTGAAGTCGCTACTGGGCAGCAAGGTGAAATGGGATGTTAGCAAGTTATTTGAATTCCCGGACCTGATTAAAGAGTGGCGAGACAACAAGAAGATCAAACTAAACACGTCACAAGCCAAAAAGGCATTGCAACTCAAGTTCTTTCTGGAGGTCGAAACCGAGACGTCCGAAGGTGCAACCGATAAGTCATCTACTCAGCTCGTATGGTTTTATGATCCAAGTTCGGTCAGCAGTGAATTTGTGGCTGACTGGAAGCGGTTGGTGAAGCACCCGCTCGTTCGATGTCAAACTGGTCTCGATCCGATCAGCTCGAAGGGAATCTATCAGGCGGTCAGCTTATCCGATGTGCGTACTTTTCGACCTTCTTACGACCGAAACAAAGGCTCGTTCGTCGCAGCGTACAATAAAAAAGATGATCTTCAAATTTGTTGGCGCGACAATTTAGCGACGGTGAAATCCAACGGCTTAGTTTCTGACGCAGTCGCAGCAGACTTGGAACAGAAGTTTGACCTGTTTGTCGACGACTACGTCAAGGCAATACAGGGCTTTACCGAGTTGGGAGTCACGGGTGAGGCACTCATAAAGCAGCTTCGATCGTACGCGTCACTGCTGACATCGATCTACACCGACGCAAAAGGGGACAGCAATCGCCAACTACTTCTACGGCCATTATTGGAAATTGGTTCCGTTGCGATTGATACCGACGTTGCGACAGTCGTTGTCGCTCCGTGGCATCCACTGCGGATGGCTGCGATTGCTCGAAAGGCTCAGCTCGTTGGAGAAATCATCCAACGATTGTTGACGGAAAAACAAGTTGAGTTCGGTGACCAACGTCTTTACTTCAAGGAACTGATCCGCGAATTGGAACACCCCTTTTATCCGGAGGTTGTAATCGGATGGATAGAAAATGAAGCGCACTTGCTTTCGGTTACTGATACGGTAGGCGACTATAGCTTACACGAACCTCCGGTTCAGCAGAAGAAACGGATTGCGGCGACGAATGAGAATCCAGCGCCTGCCGCAGCACGAGTCATAGAACTGCTTAATCAGTACGTCAAGCTGCATCCGCATGAGCGGGCGAACTTGTCACTCGTTCTCTTCAACAGCGACTCATCAAAGCTGCCACAAGCCGTCGTAAACAAAATAGGTACTTTGCATGAAGATGACGAAGAGGTTCACTGCCAGATAATTCTGCGTCATACTGAATCCAAGAGACTACGACACCTGTATCAAGAGATAATCGAGTCAGCGGACGAGGACGTTGATTCTTACAGCCCCAGTGAAGCTACGCAAGATTTTCTGGCCAGGCTGAGGATTGGTATTCTCGTCGATCAGGCAGCCCCGCCCGATCCGAAAGATGGCTGCCCTTATGATGTATCGTTCTCACAAGATGTGATTGCTCGCCATGCCGAGCTTGACTGGTGTCTTGAAGCGTATAGCCCTGTTCCGCTCGATGAACTCATTCCACCACGTTGGTCACGTCGTCGTCCAGCAGCGAAAGACGATTTGAAATCCATTGTCTACTTGTGTTGTCCGGTGCAAAGCAAAGAAACTTGGGCGTTTCTTACCGCAGTGACCACTTTCAAGAAAGGGGACTGGGACGGAAATCCAGACGCTCGTCTGTTACCTGTCAGGCAACTTGACTTCAGCAACAGTCAGACTGCTCAAATCTTTGAAGAAACACATAACCTTGCAAACTGGGTTGTAAATTACGATGAACTACTTGATCGGCGACAGTTGCAAAACCAAAGCGTCCGCATCATCCGATACAAGCAATCCGCAACCCAGGGCCGTAACCTTGTGATTTCGTCCAAGGCTAGTTCTGGCTTGCTCAAGACGATGCTCAAGAGCCGTCTTCGCCAGTTGCTTTTAGACTTGAGTGACGAAGATTACGACAAACTAGCTGAGAAGCTGATTGACGATGCTAATGCGATCTCAGGCGATCTCGCTCTTCGAGCAGCAAAGCGAGGCCGAAGTGCTAACGAGTTGATCGGAGTCGTCTTGAGTCGATATTTGATTCGTCATGAGTTTACGGGAGAACGCTACTTCGGATGGTATTTCCTTGATGACTATGCCGAATGGCTTGGTCAACGCGAGGAACAAATTGCCGACCTCATGATAGTCAGCCCAGAAGAATCTGATGATGGTTTGCTAATTTCAATCGTGGTTTCTGAAGCCAAATTCATCAACGATTCTAGTCTGGCCTCGAAGAAAAAAGAGAGTCAAAAGCAATTACGTGACACTGTGCGACGAATCTACGAAGCGTTATTCGGTAACCCCAACCGTCTGGATCGTGAACTGTGGCTTGCAAGACTTTCTGATTTGGTTCTTGATGGCGTTCAGTTTTCCGCAGGACAATCTCCACAAGTCAGTGTGTGGAGGCACGCAATACGCGCCGGTGAATGCAAGATCATGTTACGAGGATACTCGCACATCTTCGTCCATTCTTCAGATTTCTCTGATACAAACTCATTCCCATTGGAGCAGGTTGAGAATTGCTATCAGGAGGTATTCGCCCGCAAAGAGCTTCGTGATTTAATTCTCACGTATTGGAACGATGATAATCCGACAGATGTGCGCAATCGTGAATTTGATTTTCCACCATCAGACGATGACCACAAATTCCTTCCGCCGACATCCGTCAAACGTAAGGTGGATACCATTTCGCGGCGGTCTAGTGCAGGCGACATCAGTGCCCATACACCAAAAAACGCACCTGATAAAATCGAAATGCCAGTTCGGACCAATGAAACTCTAGAAAACAACAGCTCCTTGGAAGTGACTGACAACGGGATCGCTGAAACTATTGTTGATCCAATAGATAGTTCTGATGGGACAATATGGGCTTTTAGTAGCCTAGAGTTAGTCGTCAATCGTCACGTTGAGGAACGTCAAGTTACCGAAGCAGATACAGAGTGGCTGAACCAAACTGTAAAACAAATGAAGACGGGGCTTCAACAGTTCAATTTGCAAGCCAAACTGAAGTCTGAAGCGATGACGCCGAATGCTGCGCTCTTAAAGTTTGAGGGTAGTTCTCACTTAACAATCGATCAGGTTGCCAAGCGTCAGTCAGAATTTATGACCACGCACGGACTGAATATCATTTCAATCCAGCCTGAGCCAGGAATTGTTTCAATCGCAATCGCACGTCCCCAGAGAGAAGTTGTCGACCTTGCTACGATTTGGAAGCAATGGACTCATGTAAAGTGCGATGGTAATCAGAATATCGCCATTGCAGTACAGGAGAACGATGGTTCAATCTTATTCCTTGACCCAAGTCAAAAGCACGCGCCGCACACGCTTATTGCTGGATCAACCGGTAGTGGTAAGTCGGTTTTGATGCAGAACATATTGCTGGGCATTGCTGCGACAAACACGCCGCAACAAGCCGAGATAGTGCTGATTGATCCGAAGCAAGGCGTCGATTACTTCCAATTTGAGGACTTACCACACCTCGGTGGCGGCGTGATTGTCAACGACCAAGAAGCAATTACCCGGCTACAAAAGCTCGTAGTCGAAATGGATTCTCGCTATCTGAGATTCAAAAACGCCCGCGCCAACAATATCACGTCTTACAACGCCAAAGTCGACGCTTCTGATCGGATGCCTACCATTTGGCTTATCCACGACGAATTCGCCGAATGGATGATGGTCGAAGAATATAAGGACGCAGTTTCAACGACGGTCCAGCGTCTAGGAGTCAAAGCCCGTGCCGCAGGCATCTACCTCATCTTTGCCGCCCAACGTCCCGATGCTAACGTGATGCCCATGCAGCTCAGAGCCAATCTCGGGAACCGCCTCATACTCCGCGTTGACAGCGATGGCACGTCCGAGATTGCTCTCGGAGTGAAAGGTGCTGAGAAACTACTCGGCAAAGGACACCTTCTCGCAAAACTTGAAGGCGAATCTAGTCTTATATATGCACAAGTCCCACTCGCATCGGATGATTTCTCAAATGCAATTATTGAAGCCACAATAAAACGATAA